From the genome of Leptospira saintgironsiae, one region includes:
- a CDS encoding efflux RND transporter permease subunit: MRTIIQSFIHNRLFMYLGVIFIVAAGGMSLCGLRRDAFPNVDMKQLVITTKFPGASPADVELRVTYPIEEKIKEIDGIDEIRSFSRNSVSDIDVRVSLEEKNPEKVLDEIRRAVDNAISDFPPQVTEKPKITERKSGSFPIMDFSVYGGKDEIELHTIAEFIELELEKIPGIARVDVFGKRDREWHILVNADRLKQYQLDLSDITRTIRTRNINLPAGSVDSENAFDLRIDGEFKNPTEIGKIPVRTNDIFSTVRIGNLARVEDTFEYPRFLAIANGQQGLVLSVIKKERADAIEVADNVQARLKELEKIYPEGIKTFKLNDEAKRTKNRLNVVSSNALIGFLIVFGILFLFLDFRTATLTSMSLPLSMLMTFAALPFFDVSFNMISMMGLIISLGMLVDNSIVISENIYTYLGEKMDKTSAALKGTTEMLVPIFGSYLTTVAAFLPMLFMAGIMGKFIWQIPLVVIIALTASLIESFLFLPARIAAFAKTPDELKRTSKFRKSLDSFFARMEERFADFVALTIRNRNKSFFAIIFVVMGSCGVMSQMDFILFPKEDIEIFLIKAEFPPSSRIFQTRDKMKYMEEILKKIPKEELVSYSTKIGVQQTDPDDPLSRFGENLGVIMVYLTPESKRERKASEILASIEDDIRKTPGLSDVYLEEMAMAPPIGAPITIGVLGKDYDVLKKVSADLQSFLRGIKGVHSVRDDYRNGRKQMYIQLDEGLESFTGVSTFSAANMLRTAYDGERAGNVRQGKTKIYLRVMYDKNFRKNPEEVKSIPLRNKAGNITNLAKISRMDLKDSPELLSHRDFERAVTVNADIKIETGMTSREANQKVIDEFKPLIERQYPGVSIVFGGEEKDTQRSMASLGKAGLIALLGIFIILALTLQNVVRPILILSTIPLGFVGIVAGFVLSGKAFSFLAMIGIIGLAGVLVNASIVLVDCIDSIRKSSNAPLDEILLEASRRRFRPILLTTLTTVAGLLPTAYSVGGSDPVLIPMTLALGWGLGFGTLGSLLYVPVTLSVFSNLRTKLGFTSKPVAKHH, translated from the coding sequence ATGAGAACAATAATACAATCTTTCATTCACAATAGACTCTTCATGTATTTGGGAGTCATATTCATTGTTGCCGCTGGGGGAATGTCCCTTTGCGGTTTACGCAGAGACGCTTTTCCGAATGTGGATATGAAGCAGCTCGTGATCACCACGAAATTCCCGGGAGCTTCTCCTGCGGACGTGGAATTACGGGTAACGTATCCGATCGAAGAAAAGATCAAGGAGATAGACGGTATAGATGAGATCCGTTCCTTCTCCCGTAACTCTGTTTCCGATATAGATGTTCGTGTAAGCTTAGAGGAGAAAAATCCAGAAAAAGTTTTGGATGAGATCCGAAGAGCGGTAGACAATGCTATTTCCGATTTTCCTCCTCAGGTAACCGAAAAACCTAAAATTACGGAAAGGAAATCAGGTTCCTTCCCGATCATGGACTTCTCCGTTTATGGTGGTAAGGACGAGATAGAACTTCATACAATCGCTGAATTTATAGAACTGGAATTAGAAAAGATCCCAGGAATAGCCAGAGTAGATGTATTCGGAAAACGTGATAGAGAATGGCATATTCTTGTAAATGCGGACAGATTGAAACAATACCAATTGGATCTTTCCGATATCACAAGAACGATCCGCACAAGAAATATCAATCTACCTGCTGGTTCCGTGGATTCGGAGAATGCATTTGATTTGAGGATTGATGGAGAATTTAAAAATCCTACTGAGATAGGAAAAATCCCGGTTAGAACGAATGATATATTCTCCACTGTTCGTATCGGAAATCTAGCAAGGGTAGAGGATACATTCGAATATCCAAGATTCCTTGCAATCGCGAATGGACAACAGGGTTTAGTCCTTTCCGTTATCAAAAAGGAAAGAGCAGATGCGATAGAGGTCGCAGATAATGTCCAGGCTCGATTAAAGGAACTTGAGAAAATTTATCCGGAAGGAATTAAAACATTCAAATTAAACGATGAAGCAAAAAGAACCAAAAACAGATTGAACGTGGTCTCTTCGAACGCGCTCATCGGATTTTTGATCGTTTTCGGGATCTTGTTTTTGTTCTTAGATTTTAGAACTGCGACTTTGACTTCTATGTCATTGCCTCTTTCTATGTTAATGACATTCGCAGCGCTTCCTTTCTTTGATGTTTCCTTTAATATGATTTCCATGATGGGGTTAATTATCTCACTCGGGATGCTCGTGGATAACTCCATCGTAATTTCGGAAAATATTTATACCTATCTAGGCGAGAAGATGGATAAAACATCCGCTGCCTTGAAAGGAACCACTGAGATGTTGGTCCCGATCTTCGGATCTTATCTGACGACTGTAGCTGCATTCCTCCCAATGTTATTCATGGCTGGGATCATGGGGAAATTTATCTGGCAGATCCCACTCGTGGTAATCATTGCTTTAACTGCGAGCTTGATTGAGTCCTTCTTATTTCTTCCAGCAAGAATTGCTGCATTTGCAAAAACTCCGGATGAATTGAAGAGGACCTCTAAGTTCAGGAAATCATTGGATTCTTTCTTTGCAAGAATGGAGGAAAGGTTTGCAGATTTTGTAGCTTTGACGATCCGAAATCGGAACAAATCCTTCTTTGCGATCATATTCGTTGTGATGGGTTCTTGCGGAGTAATGTCCCAGATGGACTTTATTCTTTTCCCGAAAGAAGATATTGAGATCTTTCTAATTAAAGCGGAGTTTCCTCCTTCTTCTCGTATCTTCCAAACTAGAGATAAGATGAAGTATATGGAAGAGATCCTGAAGAAGATCCCTAAAGAGGAGCTGGTAAGTTACTCCACCAAGATAGGAGTGCAACAAACAGATCCAGATGATCCATTATCCAGATTCGGAGAAAATCTGGGAGTGATCATGGTATATCTCACTCCTGAGTCTAAACGAGAAAGAAAGGCTTCGGAAATATTAGCCTCCATCGAGGATGATATCCGAAAAACGCCAGGGCTTTCCGATGTCTATTTGGAAGAAATGGCGATGGCACCTCCGATCGGTGCTCCAATTACAATCGGCGTACTCGGAAAAGATTATGACGTGCTTAAAAAAGTTTCCGCAGATCTACAATCCTTCTTAAGAGGAATTAAGGGCGTACATTCCGTTCGAGATGATTATAGGAACGGGCGAAAACAGATGTATATCCAGCTCGACGAAGGATTGGAAAGTTTTACTGGGGTATCCACCTTCTCCGCTGCAAACATGCTTAGAACAGCATACGATGGTGAAAGAGCGGGTAACGTCCGCCAAGGTAAAACTAAAATTTATCTGAGAGTGATGTACGATAAGAACTTCCGTAAAAATCCGGAAGAAGTAAAAAGTATTCCTCTTAGGAACAAGGCCGGAAACATCACTAACCTTGCAAAAATTTCCAGAATGGATCTGAAAGATTCTCCTGAATTACTTTCTCACAGGGATTTTGAAAGAGCGGTCACAGTAAATGCTGATATTAAGATCGAAACAGGTATGACTTCCAGAGAAGCAAACCAAAAGGTAATCGACGAGTTCAAACCTTTGATCGAAAGACAATATCCTGGAGTTTCAATCGTATTCGGAGGAGAGGAGAAGGACACACAAAGGTCCATGGCCTCTCTCGGAAAAGCGGGATTGATCGCTTTACTCGGGATCTTTATCATTCTTGCATTAACTTTACAGAATGTGGTAAGGCCTATATTGATCTTGAGTACAATCCCACTTGGATTTGTGGGGATCGTAGCAGGATTTGTATTATCCGGAAAAGCATTCAGCTTCTTAGCAATGATCGGTATCATTGGACTTGCAGGAGTTCTTGTAAATGCATCCATCGTACTTGTGGATTGTATCGATTCGATACGCAAATCTTCTAACGCACCTTTGGATGAGATCTTACTCGAAGCAAGTCGCAGAAGGTTCCGCCCGATCTTACTAACTACCTTAACTACAGTTGCGGGACTTCTTCCAACAGCATATAGTGTGGGTGGATCGGATCCAGTATTGATCCCTATGACCTTGGCATTAGGTTGGGGACTTGGATTTGGAACTCTAGGAAGTTTACTCTATGTTCCTGTAACACTTTCAGTGTTCAGTAATTTGAGAACTAAACTAGGTTTTACATCTAAGCCGGTAGCTAAGCATCACTAA
- the pyrB gene encoding aspartate carbamoyltransferase, with protein MAYEHKNILDTDQFSKEDLDFLVERTREMERLVEQNKAFGILEGKLLASLFFEASTRTRLSFEAAMERLGGRVISTVGFQFSSISKGETLYDTMKMVEAYADIAVIRHPVEGSSRIAAGAVKIPVINAGDGAGQHPTQALLDLYTIISEKGKLDGLTLAFIGDLKYGRTIHSLINLLRHYKVHLYLISPPELSLPESYKKGLAGFPITFEESDDIKKVWECDIAYVTRIQEERFPDHKEYERLKESFKLNKELILASKKETTVLHPLPRVNELSTDVDDLPNAAYFRQAKYGVVSRMTLLCLSLGVHF; from the coding sequence ATGGCGTACGAGCATAAGAATATCCTGGATACGGACCAGTTCTCCAAAGAGGATCTGGACTTTTTAGTCGAGAGAACTCGAGAGATGGAAAGGCTGGTCGAGCAAAATAAGGCCTTTGGGATCTTGGAAGGTAAACTTCTGGCTTCTCTTTTTTTCGAAGCATCCACAAGGACCAGACTTTCATTCGAAGCCGCCATGGAAAGATTGGGAGGAAGGGTAATCTCCACAGTAGGTTTCCAATTTTCTTCCATATCTAAAGGCGAAACATTATACGATACCATGAAAATGGTAGAGGCTTACGCAGACATCGCAGTGATCCGCCATCCTGTAGAAGGTTCTTCCAGAATTGCAGCGGGTGCTGTTAAGATCCCTGTAATTAATGCGGGAGATGGAGCAGGACAACATCCCACTCAAGCACTATTAGATCTATATACGATCATTTCCGAAAAAGGAAAATTGGACGGACTCACTCTTGCATTCATCGGTGATCTAAAATATGGAAGAACGATCCATAGTTTGATCAATCTTCTCCGCCATTATAAAGTTCACTTATACTTGATTTCTCCACCTGAACTTTCTCTTCCTGAGTCTTATAAGAAGGGACTTGCAGGATTCCCGATCACTTTCGAAGAATCTGACGATATCAAAAAAGTTTGGGAATGCGATATTGCTTATGTGACTCGCATCCAAGAAGAAAGATTTCCGGATCATAAAGAATACGAAAGATTAAAAGAATCCTTCAAGTTGAACAAAGAATTGATACTTGCATCTAAAAAAGAGACTACTGTTCTTCATCCTCTTCCAAGAGTGAATGAACTTTCTACAGATGTGGATGATCTTCCGAACGCTGCGTATTTCCGTCAGGCAAAATACGGAGTGGTGAGCAGAATGACGTTACTCTGTCTTTCACTGGGCGTTCATTTTTAA
- a CDS encoding DUF2203 domain-containing protein, whose protein sequence is MERKIWTYEEARKILPYVRSITEEFYEIVGTVHKELKNGLYQENEQEARETKVEELLVEWSGKIRELGIEVKGLWLVDFDNGKGYYCWHLGEEDLLFEHGYDEGFAGRKPIQNIDEDYE, encoded by the coding sequence ATGGAACGTAAGATCTGGACATACGAAGAAGCTCGTAAAATTCTGCCCTATGTCAGATCTATCACGGAAGAATTTTATGAAATCGTGGGAACGGTTCACAAAGAACTGAAAAACGGTTTATACCAAGAGAATGAGCAAGAAGCCAGAGAGACCAAGGTCGAAGAACTATTGGTAGAGTGGTCCGGAAAGATCCGGGAACTTGGTATAGAAGTCAAAGGGCTTTGGCTCGTGGACTTCGATAATGGAAAAGGTTATTATTGTTGGCATCTAGGAGAAGAGGACCTTCTTTTCGAACACGGATACGACGAGGGTTTTGCAGGACGCAAGCCAATCCAAAACATAGACGAGGATTACGAATAA
- a CDS encoding LL-diaminopimelate aminotransferase, translating into MANINENYLKLKAGYLFPEIARRVKVYSEKHPNSKIIRLGIGDVTLPLAPSVVDALVSSSKEMGTPEGFHGYGPEQGYSFLLKAIADNDYAPLGVKLDESEIFVSDGSKCDCGNIQEIFSQDAKIAIGDPVYPVYVDTNVMAGRTGEAGPDGRYANLIYMPSTKENGFQPDFPKERPDLIYLCFPNNPTGTVASKESLKAWVEYAKKNNSIILYDSAYEAFISEPGVPRSIYEVEGAREVAIEFRSFSKTAGFTGLRCAYIVIPKELKGKTKDGQEVSIGQLWSRRHTTKFNGVSYVTQKAAEAIYSTQGKKEIRASIDTYMANAKLIREGLIKAGYDVFGGVNAPYIWLKTPNNLSSWDFFDQLLDKAQVVGTPGSGFGPAGEGYFRLSAFGKKDDVIEAIRRISAL; encoded by the coding sequence ATGGCGAATATAAACGAAAATTATCTGAAATTAAAAGCGGGATATCTTTTCCCGGAGATCGCAAGAAGAGTAAAAGTTTATTCCGAAAAACATCCTAACTCAAAGATCATCCGACTCGGGATTGGTGACGTTACTCTTCCTTTGGCTCCATCTGTTGTGGATGCACTTGTTTCTTCTTCCAAAGAAATGGGAACTCCGGAAGGATTTCATGGATATGGACCTGAACAAGGATATTCTTTCTTACTCAAAGCGATCGCAGATAATGATTATGCCCCTCTTGGTGTAAAATTGGATGAGAGCGAAATTTTCGTATCCGACGGATCCAAATGTGACTGTGGAAATATCCAAGAAATATTCTCCCAGGATGCAAAAATCGCAATTGGAGATCCTGTATATCCAGTCTATGTAGACACTAACGTGATGGCAGGAAGAACCGGAGAAGCTGGTCCTGATGGCAGATATGCAAATCTGATCTATATGCCTTCTACAAAAGAAAATGGATTCCAACCTGATTTCCCTAAAGAAAGACCAGACTTGATCTATTTATGTTTTCCTAATAATCCAACTGGAACAGTTGCTTCTAAAGAATCTCTCAAGGCTTGGGTAGAATACGCTAAAAAGAATAATAGTATCATTCTTTATGATTCTGCATACGAAGCATTCATCTCTGAACCAGGAGTTCCAAGATCCATTTACGAGGTAGAAGGAGCAAGAGAAGTCGCGATAGAATTCCGCTCCTTCTCCAAAACAGCAGGATTTACTGGACTTCGTTGTGCTTATATAGTAATCCCTAAAGAGTTAAAGGGAAAAACTAAAGACGGCCAAGAGGTTTCCATCGGACAACTATGGAGTAGAAGACATACCACCAAGTTTAATGGTGTTTCTTATGTGACCCAAAAAGCGGCCGAGGCAATTTATTCTACTCAAGGTAAAAAAGAGATCCGCGCAAGCATCGATACTTATATGGCTAACGCCAAATTGATCCGAGAAGGATTGATTAAAGCAGGATACGATGTATTCGGAGGTGTGAACGCTCCATATATTTGGCTCAAAACCCCGAATAATCTTAGCTCTTGGGACTTCTTCGACCAATTATTGGATAAGGCTCAGGTGGTAGGAACTCCAGGCTCAGGTTTTGGACCTGCGGGCGAAGGTTACTTCAGACTTTCCGCCTTCGGCAAAAAAGACGACGTGATCGAAGCAATCCGACGTATCAGCGCTCTGTAA
- a CDS encoding adhesin OmpL37 family surface protein translates to MGSKYTRILLFVFAAAPIFFTDRTYAVSPDQTNLAILIDENKINIKFINICVSNLAPPLEEGGGPKSQAGVATAAENAQSGQTATASGQTELFKKLNTIDNYKSFKKANQADFNGNMWYFQSNYSLSYKNLKSAQGEMKDIFQVVHENYIKTARILLEAASPMIIRSNDKIAQHLLKLGFRDLKSSEDNFTTAYNSSPYQFRVKLVLFGEGIKVARRARRFALLAMIAAKTPNDDKREFQFVNLDEVRNIAEKENISDYDRIRNTLIDYIDNELLSPKIAPPGEGKDNPVDLLEIHDDNYSFITNGRVSFLEKSNEEIRVDDINKNEALPPVPAQGGSK, encoded by the coding sequence ATGGGTTCGAAATATACACGCATTCTTCTTTTTGTATTCGCTGCGGCGCCGATTTTTTTCACGGATAGGACTTACGCAGTTTCTCCGGACCAAACGAATCTCGCGATCCTGATTGATGAGAATAAGATAAATATAAAGTTTATCAATATCTGCGTGAGTAACCTCGCACCACCTTTAGAAGAGGGTGGAGGGCCTAAATCCCAGGCAGGAGTAGCAACTGCTGCAGAAAATGCCCAGTCTGGACAAACTGCAACTGCTAGCGGGCAAACTGAACTTTTCAAAAAGCTGAATACTATAGACAATTATAAATCCTTCAAGAAGGCAAACCAAGCTGACTTCAATGGAAATATGTGGTATTTCCAAAGTAATTACAGTTTGTCTTATAAAAACCTGAAGTCCGCACAAGGGGAGATGAAAGATATCTTCCAAGTAGTTCACGAAAATTATATCAAAACTGCTCGTATCCTTTTAGAAGCTGCTTCTCCAATGATCATTCGTTCTAACGATAAGATCGCACAACATTTATTGAAGCTTGGATTTAGAGATCTAAAATCCTCTGAAGATAATTTTACCACTGCTTATAATTCTTCTCCTTATCAATTCAGAGTGAAATTAGTACTTTTTGGAGAAGGGATCAAGGTCGCAAGAAGAGCCAGAAGATTTGCACTTCTCGCAATGATTGCTGCTAAAACCCCTAATGACGATAAGCGTGAGTTCCAATTTGTGAACTTGGACGAGGTCAGAAACATTGCGGAGAAGGAAAATATCTCTGATTACGATCGTATTCGAAACACTCTCATAGATTATATAGACAACGAATTACTTTCTCCAAAGATCGCACCTCCTGGAGAAGGAAAAGATAATCCAGTAGATCTACTCGAAATCCATGATGATAATTACAGCTTTATCACCAATGGAAGGGTTTCCTTTTTAGAAAAAAGTAATGAAGAGATCCGTGTAGACGATATCAATAAAAATGAAGCGTTACCTCCTGTTCCTGCACAAGGAGGGAGCAAATAA
- a CDS encoding PROCN domain protein, giving the protein MDLPTPAEIISLRVKGGRFWKWLVVFSLVAVTILAGRIYSSGSTQGFRERKKSVDSKVRILREIGSSFESSELRKDLQKIENYSADLNSASKVGSVQEKTDSLALLERALPDSMKRWSEFAETSSDKLLQHVAKESRFLKMESEDHHPLTVKEEERANDYFRMAREEWLSGNKFRRDGNHLYALVLYKRSLKYSLSSLKVSKLPYPEEYKKAADRLVK; this is encoded by the coding sequence ATGGATCTTCCTACTCCTGCCGAGATCATTTCTCTTAGAGTAAAGGGCGGCCGGTTTTGGAAATGGTTAGTAGTATTTTCACTAGTTGCTGTGACAATACTTGCCGGAAGGATCTATTCTTCGGGGTCCACACAAGGATTCAGAGAAAGAAAAAAATCAGTAGATTCGAAAGTTAGGATATTAAGAGAGATTGGAAGCTCATTCGAATCCTCTGAACTTAGAAAAGACTTACAAAAAATAGAAAATTATTCCGCAGATCTAAATTCAGCTTCCAAAGTAGGAAGTGTCCAGGAAAAAACGGACAGCCTAGCGTTACTCGAAAGAGCACTTCCGGATTCAATGAAACGTTGGTCCGAATTTGCAGAAACTTCTTCAGATAAACTACTCCAGCATGTGGCGAAAGAATCCCGTTTTTTAAAAATGGAATCAGAAGATCACCATCCACTTACTGTAAAAGAAGAAGAAAGAGCCAATGATTATTTCAGAATGGCAAGAGAAGAGTGGCTTTCCGGAAATAAATTCCGCCGTGACGGAAATCATCTTTACGCATTAGTGTTATATAAAAGATCTTTAAAATACTCTCTATCCAGCTTAAAAGTATCCAAACTTCCTTATCCAGAAGAATACAAAAAAGCAGCAGACCGTTTAGTTAAGTAA
- a CDS encoding helix-turn-helix domain-containing protein — MRIEVLYKFFLYSPASHLPVWEEGTGLLGLLPKERVLMELADLSAAEREFERIPEDFLIREIPETVLAFFQKQRTIPVLGPFGEKLEDWDKPRFLSELSRSSWMAKETEKPKVSPQKTEEEKAKQSQWFMEVLLQNFPDGLIATDLDGHTVFYNETFEKDILVKKWFRDSILQAEKLLKEMSKDLLGNYLKTHELRLEEGRLSVQTFIPDLDCIVRVSILKQKGKPLGYLYHFSPASAKLNSQDGEGMEFPSVTEAFNQKLPLETMLKEVEGSYIYHTLKRNQENVSHAALDLGVPRTTLQNRIKFLDLTSKFKLNKDQPIPRKKTGKQSPTKKTVPQTNKPAVAETKPKPASKKKLVSSKKKSTSKKRTKQK; from the coding sequence ATGAGAATCGAAGTTCTATATAAATTTTTTCTCTATAGTCCTGCCAGTCATTTACCAGTATGGGAAGAAGGAACAGGCTTACTAGGATTACTCCCTAAAGAAAGAGTTCTAATGGAACTTGCAGACCTAAGCGCTGCAGAAAGGGAATTCGAAAGGATTCCTGAAGATTTCTTGATCCGAGAAATTCCAGAAACCGTTCTAGCATTTTTCCAAAAACAAAGAACCATTCCAGTATTAGGTCCCTTTGGAGAAAAATTAGAAGATTGGGATAAACCTAGATTTCTATCAGAGCTTAGCAGATCTTCTTGGATGGCTAAGGAGACAGAAAAACCAAAAGTTTCTCCACAAAAAACGGAAGAAGAAAAAGCAAAACAGAGCCAATGGTTTATGGAAGTGCTTCTCCAAAACTTTCCAGATGGATTGATCGCAACAGATCTGGATGGGCATACAGTATTCTATAACGAGACATTCGAAAAAGACATATTGGTCAAAAAATGGTTTAGAGACAGCATTCTTCAGGCAGAAAAATTACTAAAAGAAATGTCCAAGGACCTACTTGGAAATTACCTCAAAACTCATGAGCTACGATTAGAAGAAGGTAGACTTTCTGTTCAGACATTTATTCCGGACCTGGATTGTATCGTAAGAGTATCTATCCTAAAACAAAAAGGAAAGCCACTCGGTTACCTGTATCATTTCTCCCCGGCCTCTGCAAAACTAAATAGCCAAGATGGGGAAGGGATGGAATTCCCTTCGGTAACCGAAGCATTCAACCAAAAACTTCCACTTGAAACAATGTTGAAAGAAGTGGAAGGCAGTTATATTTATCATACACTCAAAAGAAACCAAGAGAATGTTTCCCATGCGGCCTTGGATCTGGGAGTGCCAAGAACCACTCTACAAAATAGAATTAAGTTTTTGGATTTAACCAGTAAGTTTAAATTGAATAAGGACCAGCCGATCCCTAGAAAGAAAACAGGCAAACAGAGTCCTACCAAAAAGACAGTTCCACAAACAAACAAACCTGCGGTTGCGGAAACCAAACCAAAACCGGCTTCTAAAAAAAAGCTGGTAAGCTCAAAGAAAAAATCTACGTCTAAAAAAAGGACAAAGCAAAAATAA
- the rho gene encoding transcription termination factor Rho, whose product MANPRRDSKPRNNYQNNNNDAQNDNNEEEPNLPEDDPETAEIRSRKRRRGSYEGPTPAPIDLVALKKTSIAELIEVAKNLGVENTGGLKKQNLIFAILQAQAEREGQVHAAGVMERLPDGYGFLRSPDYNYVPGPDDIYVSPSQIKLFGLRTGDTVEGQIRPPKESERFFAMLRVETVNGYTPDVASKRALFDNLTPLYPNERLRMEHDPSQLDTRIVDLMCPIGKGQRALIVAPPRTGKTILMQNVANAITSNHPEVTLIVLLIDERPEEVTDMARNVRGEVVSSTFDEPATRHVQVAEMVIEKAKRLVEHGRDVVILLDSITRLARAYNQVIPTSGKILSGGVDSNALHKPKRFFGAARNIEEGGSLTIIATALVDTGSKMDEVIFEEFKGTGNMEIHLDRKLSDKRIFPAIDINKSGTRKEELLLPKETLQKVFVLRKVLSPMSITESMELLLEKMRQSKTNESFLGSMNA is encoded by the coding sequence ATGGCTAACCCAAGACGAGACTCCAAGCCCCGAAACAACTATCAAAACAACAATAACGACGCACAAAACGACAATAACGAAGAAGAACCGAATTTACCGGAAGATGATCCGGAAACAGCGGAGATTCGTTCTCGTAAAAGACGTCGTGGCTCTTACGAGGGGCCTACACCTGCTCCTATAGATCTAGTAGCACTGAAAAAAACATCTATCGCAGAATTGATCGAAGTCGCTAAGAACCTTGGCGTAGAGAACACTGGCGGACTAAAAAAGCAAAACTTAATATTCGCCATCCTACAAGCCCAAGCAGAAAGAGAAGGCCAGGTCCATGCTGCAGGGGTAATGGAAAGATTACCTGATGGATATGGTTTCTTAAGATCTCCGGATTATAACTATGTTCCAGGTCCGGACGATATTTATGTATCTCCTTCTCAGATCAAATTATTTGGACTAAGAACAGGAGACACAGTCGAAGGACAGATCCGTCCTCCGAAAGAATCCGAAAGATTCTTTGCGATGCTCCGTGTGGAAACCGTAAACGGATACACACCAGATGTAGCAAGCAAACGTGCGTTATTCGACAACTTAACTCCACTTTATCCAAACGAAAGATTGAGGATGGAACATGATCCTTCTCAATTGGATACTCGGATCGTAGATCTGATGTGCCCGATCGGAAAAGGACAAAGAGCACTTATCGTTGCGCCACCTCGAACAGGTAAAACAATCCTGATGCAAAACGTGGCAAACGCGATCACGAGCAACCACCCAGAAGTTACACTAATCGTACTACTCATTGACGAGCGTCCGGAAGAAGTAACAGACATGGCCCGTAACGTAAGGGGAGAAGTAGTAAGTTCCACATTCGACGAACCAGCTACCCGCCACGTACAAGTCGCGGAGATGGTGATCGAAAAGGCAAAACGCCTCGTGGAACACGGAAGAGATGTGGTCATTCTACTCGACTCAATCACTCGTCTTGCCCGCGCATACAACCAGGTTATCCCTACATCCGGAAAAATACTCTCCGGTGGTGTGGACTCAAACGCACTTCACAAGCCGAAAAGATTCTTTGGAGCTGCCAGAAATATCGAAGAGGGTGGATCTCTCACGATCATCGCAACAGCACTTGTGGACACCGGATCTAAAATGGACGAGGTGATCTTCGAGGAGTTCAAAGGTACTGGTAATATGGAAATCCACCTGGATCGGAAACTCTCCGACAAGAGGATTTTCCCGGCTATCGATATCAATAAGTCAGGAACCAGAAAGGAAGAGCTTCTATTACCTAAGGAAACCCTCCAGAAGGTCTTTGTGCTCCGAAAAGTGCTTTCTCCCATGAGCATCACAGAAAGCATGGAATTATTACTCGAGAAGATGAGACAGTCTAAGACTAACGAGAGCTTCTTGGGCAGTATGAACGCCTAA
- the rpmE gene encoding 50S ribosomal protein L31, with protein sequence MKTDIHPKYADAKIRCACGAVYETRTTVGDIHVEICSNCHPYFTGKSKILDTTGRVDKFKKKYKIS encoded by the coding sequence ATGAAAACAGACATCCATCCTAAATACGCTGACGCCAAAATTCGCTGTGCTTGTGGGGCGGTTTACGAGACTCGCACTACGGTCGGAGACATCCACGTAGAAATTTGCTCCAACTGTCACCCATACTTCACCGGAAAATCCAAAATTCTGGATACAACTGGTCGAGTAGACAAGTTCAAGAAAAAATACAAAATCTCCTAA